In Syntrophomonas wolfei subsp. wolfei str. Goettingen G311, a single window of DNA contains:
- a CDS encoding HD domain-containing phosphohydrolase, translated as MNKKILLVDDDEKILASYRRQLGLRLELLTANNAEKGWEILQKHGPIAVVISDYKMPGVDGIAFLERVKEIAPDTVRIMLTGYADIDMAINAVNQGNIFRFLTKPCPIKDFVYAIAAALEQYRLICSERELLEQTLKGSIKLLIDILSISKPQEFNQLSRLRNLAKRIALRLNVEKPWELDLALMLSPIGLITIPEYILQKRNSGEYLCPDEEKMYQSHPATAKDLLSNIPRLENVAEAIAYQMKNYHSQEPCSGLAEKEIPLLGRILKVVLDFNTLIKKSWSATYALDYLQKNADYYDPEVLSALIIEVQNLKDWSKEAADGRLIKIKDIKVGMVLLNDLQDDNGLVLLPQGQEISPVLQKRLLNFAEKSRIRDTVRVLEPLGDKAAGNPFGEN; from the coding sequence ATGAATAAAAAGATATTGCTGGTTGATGATGATGAAAAGATCCTGGCATCTTATAGAAGGCAATTAGGCTTGCGCTTGGAGCTTCTTACCGCCAACAATGCGGAAAAAGGCTGGGAAATTTTGCAAAAGCATGGTCCCATAGCCGTAGTTATATCAGATTACAAGATGCCGGGTGTAGATGGCATTGCCTTTTTAGAAAGAGTAAAAGAAATAGCACCCGATACGGTTAGAATCATGTTAACCGGCTATGCCGATATAGATATGGCCATAAACGCCGTTAACCAGGGTAATATTTTTCGCTTTCTGACCAAGCCCTGCCCGATTAAGGATTTCGTTTATGCCATAGCTGCCGCCCTGGAACAATACCGGCTTATATGCTCCGAGCGCGAACTGCTGGAACAAACCTTGAAAGGAAGCATAAAGCTGCTTATTGATATACTATCCATATCTAAGCCCCAGGAATTCAATCAGCTCTCCCGCCTGCGTAATCTGGCCAAAAGAATAGCTCTGCGTCTTAATGTGGAAAAACCCTGGGAACTGGATTTGGCCTTGATGCTATCCCCCATCGGTCTCATTACCATTCCCGAGTATATTCTGCAAAAACGAAATTCCGGAGAGTATTTATGTCCCGATGAAGAAAAAATGTACCAGTCACATCCAGCTACAGCCAAAGATCTATTATCTAACATCCCTCGCCTGGAGAATGTGGCCGAAGCTATTGCCTATCAGATGAAAAACTACCATAGCCAGGAGCCCTGTTCTGGACTTGCCGAAAAGGAGATACCTCTGCTCGGGCGTATTCTCAAAGTAGTTTTGGACTTTAATACGCTGATAAAAAAAAGCTGGTCGGCCACCTATGCCCTGGATTACCTGCAAAAAAATGCGGATTATTATGACCCCGAGGTTCTCTCCGCTTTGATTATTGAAGTCCAGAACCTCAAGGACTGGTCAAAAGAAGCTGCTGATGGCCGCCTGATAAAAATCAAGGATATTAAAGTAGGTATGGTATTGCTGAATGATTTGCAGGATGATAATGGTTTGGTTCTTCTTCCTCAAGGCCAGGAGATTTCCCCCGTTTTGCAGAAACGCCTTTTAAATTTTGCTGAGAAATCCCGTATCCGTGATACGGTCCGCGTGCTAGAACCCCTTGGCGATAAAGCAGCAGGAAATCCCTTTGGCGAAAATTAA
- a CDS encoding Fic family protein, whose amino-acid sequence MGLIIIMMSFREDKLLATNVPMRIVSLISKINEYKGKQVLYNQQAPEVLNTLKNVAIIQSTRASNSLEGITIKDTRLIDIMQNKVQPANRSEGEIAGYRDVLATIHSSYDAIPVKPSILLQFHRDLYRFISLEGGSWKNSDNAIEEVYPDGSKFVRFNPVSSFATPGAIEELCKFYNQYSNSGEIDSLMLISATILDFLCIHPFCDGNGRMARLLTLLLLYKEGYEVGRFISLEQIIEESKDAYYDTLYQSSQNWHEGKHDLLIWSEYLLGIILAAYKELMDRVGKVSRARGNKAMRVEETIDHFVSNFSINDIRRRCPDISPSTINRVLAKLRDANKIEVLGIGRGAKWKKNY is encoded by the coding sequence TTGGGGTTGATTATAATTATGATGTCCTTTCGCGAAGATAAGCTACTGGCCACGAATGTTCCCATGCGCATCGTTAGTTTAATATCAAAAATAAATGAGTATAAGGGGAAGCAAGTCCTTTATAACCAGCAGGCTCCCGAGGTTTTAAATACTCTTAAAAATGTTGCCATCATCCAGAGTACCAGAGCCTCAAATAGCTTAGAAGGCATAACCATTAAAGATACACGGTTAATTGATATTATGCAGAATAAGGTACAGCCGGCCAATCGTTCAGAAGGAGAAATAGCGGGTTACCGGGATGTATTGGCAACCATTCATAGTTCTTATGACGCAATTCCGGTAAAGCCTTCGATACTTCTTCAATTTCATAGGGATCTCTACAGATTTATTTCGCTTGAAGGGGGCTCGTGGAAGAACAGCGATAATGCAATTGAAGAGGTATACCCTGATGGGTCAAAGTTTGTTAGATTCAATCCAGTATCCAGTTTTGCCACTCCGGGGGCAATAGAAGAATTATGTAAGTTTTATAATCAATACAGCAATAGTGGTGAGATCGATTCTCTTATGTTAATATCAGCCACCATACTGGATTTTCTTTGCATACATCCCTTTTGTGATGGGAATGGCCGTATGGCAAGGTTGCTAACTTTGTTGCTTCTATATAAAGAAGGTTACGAGGTGGGAAGATTCATCAGTTTGGAACAAATTATTGAAGAGAGCAAGGACGCTTATTATGATACTCTTTATCAATCTTCACAAAATTGGCATGAAGGAAAACATGATCTGTTGATATGGAGCGAATACCTGCTGGGGATTATCCTGGCTGCATATAAAGAACTTATGGATCGGGTAGGTAAAGTTAGCCGCGCGAGGGGCAATAAAGCTATGCGGGTGGAAGAAACCATAGATCATTTTGTAAGCAATTTTTCTATTAATGATATCAGACGCAGATGCCCAGATATTAGCCCTTCGACTATTAATCGGGTGTTAGCCAAACTTAGAGATGCAAATAAGATCGAAGTGTTAGGAATAGGACGGGGAGCGAAATGGAAGAAAAATTATTAG